The following coding sequences are from one Scomber japonicus isolate fScoJap1 chromosome 3, fScoJap1.pri, whole genome shotgun sequence window:
- the LOC128356276 gene encoding keratin, type II cytoskeletal 8-like: protein MSVRAVKTTTFSTTSSSRGPQGFSSRSFSGYGGRSVGSGRQSYAVRSSYGGVGSSGAALGAGGFKMAGGYVAGGSAQRGGGMEFGYVGFGGGVGGGIANEMVAPITAVTVNRSLLAPLNLEIDPTIQAIRTQEKEQIKTLNNRFVSFIDKVRFLEQQNKMLETKWKLLQEQTTSRSNVDAMFEAYIANLRKQLDSLGHEKVKLESDLHQMTGLVEDFKNKYEDEINKRNECENNFVLIKKDTDAAYMIKVDLEAKLDGLSDEIEFLRQIYDAEISELQSQIKDTSVVVEMDNSRNLDMDAIVAEVRAQYEDIANRSRAEAETWYQSKYAEMQQSAAGYSDDLKSTKAEMADMNRRIMRLQSEIDMVKAQRNNLEAQIAEAEERGELAVKDAKLRVRELEEALQRAKQDMALQVRQYQELMNVKLALDIEIATYRKLLEGEEDRLATGIKTSISKQTSMNYNAYGLESSRTPSYMSSSFGGIKASSGSISAIGGATVKSTTVTKTETVVIKSEEKEEQQQQQQQQVAVEEQVAVEEPAVVEVEKKEKEQEKEQEQVEAEAVSEE, encoded by the exons ATGTCTGTCAGAGCTGTGAAGACCACCACCTTCTCCACAACGTCCTCATCCAGAGGCCCACAGGGCTTCAGCAGCCGGTCCTTCTCTGGCTACGGTGGCCGTAGTGTGGGTAGTGGCAGACAGAGCTATGCTGTCCGCAGCTCCTATGGGGGAGTAGGCAGCAGTGGTGCTGCTCTGGGTGCTGGAGGGTTTAAGATGGCCGGTGGGTATGTTGCTGGGGGTTCTGCACAAAGAGGAGGTGGAATGGAGTTTGGTTATGTGGGTTTCGGTGGAGGTGTAGGGGGTGGCATTGCCAATGAAATGGTGGCCCCCATCACAGCAGTGACTGTGAACAGGAGCTTGCTGGCCCCCCTGAACCTGGAGATTGACCCCACCATCCAAGCCATCCGCAcccaggagaaggagcagaTCAAGACCCTGAACAACCGCTTTGTTTCCTTCATTGACAAG GTGCGCTTCCTAGAGCAGCAGAACAAAATGCTTGAGACCAAATGGAAACTTCTCCAAGAACAGACCACATCTCGCTCCAACGTTGATGCCATGTTTGAAGCTTACATCGCCAACCTGCGTAAGCAGCTGGACAGCTTGGGTCATGAAAAGGTCAAACTGGAGTCTGACTTGCATCAAATGACAGGCCTGGTGGAAGACTTCAAAAACAA GTATGAGGACGAGATCAACAAGCGCAACGAGTGCGAGAACAACTTTGTCCTCATAAAGAAG GACACAGATGCAGCCTACATGATCAAAGTGGATCTGGAGGCCAAACTGGATGGACTTTCTGATGAGATTGAGTTCCTGAGGCAGATATATGATGCT GAAATCAGTGAGCTGCAGAGCCAGATCAAGGACACATCTGTTGTGGTGGAGATGGACAACAGCCGCAATCTTGACATGGATGCCATCGTTGCTGAAGTGCGTGCCCAGTATGAAGACATCGCAAACCGCAGTAGAGCCGAGGCTGAGACATGGTACCAGAGCAAG TATGCAGAGATGCAGCAGTCAGCTGCTGGATATAGTGACGACTTGAAATCAACCAAGGCTGAGATGGCTGACATGAACCGTAGGATAATGAGGCTCCAGTCTGAAATTGACATGGTCAAAGCACAG AGAAACAATCTGGAGGCTCAGATTGCAGAGGCTGAGGAGCGTGGTGAGCTGGCAGTGAAGGATGCTAAACTCCGTGTCAGGGAACTGGAGGAAGCTCTTCAAAGAGCCAAGCAGGACATGGCCCTTCAAGTCCGCCAGTACCAGGAACTGATGAATGTGAAGCTTGCACTGGACATTGAGATTGCCACCTACAGGAAACTTCTtgagggagaggaggacag GTTGGCGACTGGAATCAAGACCAGTATATCCAAGCAGACGT CTATGAACTACAACGCCTATGGCCTGGAGAGCTCCCGCACTCCGTCCTACATGAGCTCTTCATTTGGTGGAATCAAGGCCAGCAGCGGATCTATCTCTGCCATTGGGGGAGCAACAGTGAAGAGCACCACAGTCACCAAGACAGAAACTGTGGTTATCAagagtgaggagaaggaggagcagcagcagcagcagcagcagcaggtagcagtCGAGGAGCAGGTAGCAGTCGAGGAGCCAGCTGTTGTGGAggtggagaagaaggagaaggagcaagagaaggagcaggagcaggtggAGGCTGAAGCTGTGTCTGAGGAGTGA